A single region of the Anguilla anguilla isolate fAngAng1 chromosome 17, fAngAng1.pri, whole genome shotgun sequence genome encodes:
- the nr1d1 gene encoding nuclear receptor subfamily 1 group D member 1 yields MTLLELKMTTMDTNNNNTGGVISYIGSCGGSPNRTSPVSMYSENSNSSFQSLAYSQPSFGSSFPPSPNGSHDSSRTYPSSSSSSSSSSSSSSSGSGEDGSSSSSGGSPRRRDEVASSRSSPSKSVASLTKLNGMVLLCKVCGDVASGFHYGVHACEGCKGFFRRSIQQNIQYKKCLKNETCTIMRINRNRCQQCRFKKCLSVGMSRDAVRFGRIPKREKQRMLAEMQSAMNNMVNNQLQSEFQLASLTSSSSSPPTLALAPQASQLAPAPPLAPPPSPPGPVAVSPLPPLAQSPLPPVDSPSLCPSPGVDNTISAVARAHRETFVYAHDKLGLGIRLHNGGELDNWEANRCSSGYHLNGLNTIYHHDNNVPIHNGHEAQLHNVCHLPPSTINGHHHSFPHQNKGHRLCQNSNLYGSQHGQEHSGIQQGQNCPWKNHKDILLACPMNMHPQADPKMSPQEIWEDFSLSFTPAVREVVEFAKHIPGFSELSQHDQVTLLKAGTFEVLMVRFASLFNVKEKTVTFISGTTYSLEALHSMGMGDLLGTMFEFSEKLNALELSAEELGLFTAVVLVSADRSGIENVNSVELLQESLIRALRALLGKSAPCDTSRFTKLLLKLPDLRTLNNMHSEKLLSFRIDV; encoded by the exons ggggcgtgATCTCCTACATCGGATCGTGCGGCGGCTCACCAAATCGCACCAGCCCGGTGTCCATGTACAGTGAGAACTCCAACAGCAGCTTCCAGTCGCTGGCGTACTCGCAGCCTTCCTTCGGTTCCTCCTTCCCGCCGTCGCCCAACGGTTCCCACGACTCCTCCCGAACCTAccccagcagctccagctccagctccagctccagctccagctccagctccggGTCCGGGGAGGACGGAAGCTCCTCCAGCTCTGGGGGGTCCCCGCGGCGGCGGGACGAGGTCGCTAGCTCCCGCTCCTCCCCCAGCAAATCGGTTGCCAGCCTCACCA AGCTGAACGGGATGGTGCTCCTGTGCAAGGTGTGTGGGGATGTGGCTTCAGGATTTCACTATGGAGTGCACGCCTGTGAGGGCTGCAAG GGCTTCTTCCGCCGCAGCATCCAGCAGAACATCCAGTACAAGAAGTGCCTGAAGAACGAGACCTGCACCATCATGAGGATTAACAGAAACCGCTGCCAGCAGTGCCGCTTCAAGAAATGCCTGTCCGTGGGCATGTCGCGCGACG CCGTCCGCTTTGGCCGCATCCCAAAGCGCGAGAAGCAGCGCATGCTGGCCGAGATGCAGAGCGCCATGAACAACATGGTCAACAACCAGCTGCAGAGCGAGTTCCAGCTGGCCAGCCTGACCTCGtcgtcctcctcccccccgaccCTGGCCCTCGCCCCTCAGGCCTCCCAGCtagccccggccccgcccctggccccacccccatctccccctgGCCCCGTGGCAGTGTCTCCGCTTCCCCCGCTGGCCCAGAGCCCACTGCCACCCGTCGACTCCCCATCGCTGTGCCCGAGCCCGGGCGTGGACAACACCATCTCTGCCGTCGCCAGGGCGCACCGGGAAACCTTCGTCTATGCACACGACAAGCTGGGCCTGGGCATACGCTTGCACAACGGCGGGGAGCTGGACAACTGGGAGGCCAACCGCTGCTCGAGCGGCTACCATCTCAATGGCCTCAACACCATCTATCACCACGACAACAATGTGCCAATTCACAATGGCCACGAGGCCCAGCTGCATAATGTCTGCCATCTGCCCCCGTCAACCATCAACGGGCACCATCACAGCTTCCCTCACCAGAACAAAGGCCATCGTCTCTGCCAAAACAGCAATCTGTATGGGAGCCAACATGGCCAGGAGCACAGTGGAATCCAACAGGGTCAGAACTGCCCCTGGAAGAACCACAAGGACATCCTACTG GCCTGCCCCATGAACATGCATCCCCAGGCTGACCCAAAGATGTCACCCCAGGAAATCTGGGAGGACTTCTCCCTGAGCTTTACGCCGGCAGTGCGTGAGGTGGTGGAGTTCGCCAAGCACATCCCAGGATTCAGCGAACTCTCCCAGCACGACCAGGTCACCTTGCTCAAGGCCGGCACGTTCGAG GTGCTCATGGTCCGCTTCGCCTCCCTGTTCAACGTAAAGGAGAAGACGGTGACCTTTATTTCGGGCACCACGTACAGCCTGGAGGCACTGCACAGCATGGGCATGGGTGACCTGCTGGGCACCATGTTTGAATTCAGTGAGAAGCTCAACGCGCTGGAGCTGTCGGCCGAGGAACTGGGCCTCTTCACCGCAGTCGTGCTAGTttctgcag ATCGTTCCGGAATCGAGAACGTGAACTCAGTGGAGCTGCTCCAAGAGAGCCTGATCCGGGCCCTACGCGCTCTGCTGGGCAAGAGCGCCCCCTGCGACACCTCGCGCTTCACCAAGCTGCTGCTCAAGCTGCCCGACCTGCGCACTCTCAACAACATGCACTCCGAGAAGCTGCTGTCCTTCCGCATCGACGTGTGA